Within Streptomyces roseirectus, the genomic segment GCCTGTCGGCCGACCTGGGCGGTGAGCACGTCCAAAGCGGCGTCGGTGGTGAGGTTCTGGACGCGGGGATCGAGACGAAGAAGGCCGTCGCCGCGTCGCGGACGGTGCCGATCAGCGGCGGCTTGCCCTCCAGGGCGCCGTCGGTGAGGGCCTGTTGCCGGGTACGGGACATGCCGGGGGCGCCGAGGACCGGGTACATCGGCGGAGCCGCGTCGCCCGGGGCCGCGAGCTGGGCAACGAGGCGGCCGTAGGCGTCCAGTAACTGCTCGGCCGGCAGGGCCCGCAAAGCCGTGGCGGCATCGGGGCCGTTCGGGATACCCAGCAGGAGCAGGTGAACATGCCCTGGGTGATGGATCCGTCCGTCGCGGGGTCGAGCGCGAGCGACAGGGCCGAGTACGTTCCGGCGGACTGCCCGCCGACGGTGACCGTGCGCGGGTCGCCGCCGAAGGAAGCGCTGCTGTCCTGCACCCAGGACAGCACGGTGGCCTGGTCCTGGGGGCCGAGGTCGGCCACGCCGATCTCGGGCAGGTAGAGGTCCCAGCCCGGCTCGGCATCCGCACCGAAGCCCTCCTGTGGATCACCGTCACACCCGGCGGGCTGGAGGAGACCGGCCCCCAGCGCTGTATCACTTCCTCAGCGACACCATCGGCGCCCTCGAACACATCACCACCCTTGAAGTCGGCCTCATCCTGACCGGAGTGAAGAGGGCCGGCCTGGCCCGCCCCGGCAGCCTCTGAGCTCGACACCGCGAACTCACCCCGAAGCCGAGCCTCATAACGGTTACTCCGTTTCCGTTATTGCGTGAGGCCGAGCCGCTGCGTCGATCGACCAAATCGCCCGTCTGGGCGCCGAGCGATGCGCCCGGCCGGCAACTCGACCGCGCCCGACACATCCCAAAGCGGTCTCGTGACGACCCGCCCGCCATCAGACCCTCGCCTGCGCCATCGCCCTGATCTTCGGGGGGGGGATCGGAGTGCTCAGTACACTCGCCTTGCCGAAGGCACGCGAGCCGGCAGGAGCCGCCGCTCTCGAGGGGGCCGGGCTTCTCCTGCTGCTCGCCGGAGCTGTGGTCGTACACCTGCGCAAGGGCGACCCTGTTGCCAAATTCACGCCCGCGCGGTGACTCGCCCCGCCTGGTCAGGCGTCGTCGCGCAGGTGGGCGAGCCCGCTGAGCATGAGTTCGAGTCCGAAGGAGAACTCCTCCTCGATCGGAACGGGCAGCGAACCGGCGACGGTGACCGTTGCCGGGAACAAGGCCGGATCGGCGCCCTGGAAGACGGCGGACAGGTGCGCCTCATCGAGTTGACCACCGCTGCCGTGACCGTTGATCTGTATGGCGAATCCGAGGACGTAGCGGGCGAGGGTGGCATAGGCGTGCGCGGCCTGTCGCGGCGGGAAACCGCTGTCGAGCAGCGCCGCGACGCAGTGCTCCCGCAGCGCCATGGCGCTCGGCCCCAGGGGAATCTCCTCGACCATCAGGCGCGCCGCGTTCCGGTGCCGGGCCAGGGCCTCGAACATGCTGTGCGCGACCGTACGCAGCGCCTGCCGCCAGCCCATCGCGAGGAGTTCGTCGCCCTTCAGTTCCACGGCGCCGAACATGCGGTCCACGACATGGGCGACCAGCGCTGCCCGGTTGTCGAAATGCCGGTACAGCGTCGCCGTGCCCGAGCCCAGGCGCTGGGCCAGCGTCCGCATCGAGAGAGCGTCGGCCCCTTCGTCGTCCACGATCTGCAGTGCGGTGGAGACGATGCGCTCCAGCGGCACGGGCGGACGCCCCGGGCGCCGAGCCGATGCCGGGGTCGCTCGCACAGGACCAGTTGCTGCCACTGAACGTCCACCTCCTCGGCCAGCACCATAACAGCAACACCGTATCCAATATGAAAATCGCCGGTTAGGTACGGAGCGAAGGCGCCCCCTTCGATCAGCCCGTCGACGACCGCTCATCGGGGAATCCGGCACCGGCCGATCCCACTGAGCGGTGTGCATCATGAAATCGCAGGTCACGGGTCTGGGGTGAGTGGCTGTTCGGGGCTCGCGCCGGTCGGCGGACGATGTCTGTGCCGTAGATCATCGGGACGGTCCGGTTCCGGCGCACGCAGCGGTGACGACGCCCGGCCACAGCCACTCATACCGCCTACGACGGCGACTGATCTGTACGCGACTGCGGCCAGTGCCGCCATCCCTCTTCTGCGCCGACTGAAAATCCTCGTCACACCTGGTGTGACCACAGCCGCTGCTGAACTTGATTGAGTGATGTCGGGGCCGTTCGTCTGACGGTGGCGGGTCGTCTCCGGTAGCCCTGGACCGTGAGATACGCGCAGGGCGGCGGGTTGACCGACGCTGGGAGGGCCGCCCGGGAGCGGGTGCGGTTGCAGGCCGTGGAGCGTTTCGAGGGCGGGCACGTCGGCAGTGGCGCGAGCGCGGTGACACCGGGGTCCTGTCGAAGGGATCGCCCGGGCGGCCGAGGCTCGGCGAGAAGCAGATCGCCCGGCTGGAACGGGAGTTGGAACGCGGGCCGCTGGTCCACGGCTGGGAGGATCAGCGGTGGACGCCGGCCCGGGTGAAGACGCTGATCGGACGTCTGTTCCATGTCTCCCGCACGGTCGAGGGCACCTGGCGGCTGCTGAAGAGGCATGGCTGGTCGTGGCAGCAGCCGACCCGGCGGGCGATCGAGCGCGACGACGCGGCGGTAGAACTGTGGAAGAAGGTGGGGGTGCCCCCGCTTGCGGGGGAGTCTGGCCGCGGGTAAAGGCACCGCGGCGGGTCGCGGCGCCTGGATCGTCTTCGAGGACGAGGCCGGGCAGTCGATGACGCCGCCGCGCGCCAGGACGTGGGGCCGTATCGGACAGACACCTGTCGTCCGTGGCCGTGGCTCCGGCCGGGTCTCCATGGCGGGCATGGCCTGCTACAGGACGGGTGAACGGTCCCGGCTGATCTACGCGATCCGCGAATACCGGGGCCGCAAGGGCGAGCCGAAGGGCTTCACCTGGCGCGACTTCCGGGACCTGATCGTCCGCGCCCGCATCCAGCTCGGCGGACCGATCGTTCTGGTCTGGGACAACGCCCGCATTCACCTCGTGCCGCCGCTCAAGGCGTTCTTCGAGGCCAACGCGCACTGGCTGACCGTCTTCCAGCTGCCCGTTCACGCGCCGCACCTCAACCCGCAGGAGAGCATCTGGTCGCTGGTCAAGTCGTCGACGGCTGCCTCGCCGGCACCACTCTTACCTTGGACGGCTGACCGACATCACTCAATCAAGTTCAGTAGCGTCGGTGGTCACACCTGGCTACCTCCGCACGCGAGGCATCCCCAGACCGATCCAGGTGATGATCTCGCGTTGGATCTCGTTGTTGCCGCCGCCGAAGGTGAAGATGACGGCGGAGCGGTAGCCGCGTTCGAGTTCGCCGTGGAGGACCGCTCCGGCCGAGCCCTCCTGGAGGGCGCCGGGGGCGGCGACGATCTCCAGGAGCCAGGCGTAGGCGTCGCGGCGGGCCTCGGAGCCGTAGACCTTGACGGCGGAGGCGTCCTGGGGGGTGAGGGTGTTGTTCTGGACGGCTTGGACCATCTGCCAGTTGAGGAGCCTGAGGGCTTCCAGTCTGACGTGGGTCTGGGCGAGGCGGCGGCGGACCCAGGGGAGGTCGAGGACCCGGCGTCCGTCGGTCAGCTTGGTCTCCCCGGCCCAGCGCCGGACGTCCTGGAGGGCGCGGATCGCCATCGTGCCGTGGGCGGCGAGGGTGACGCGTTCGTGGTTGAGCTGGTTGGTGATCAGCCGCCAGCCCTCGTTCTCGGCGCCGACGCGGTGGGTGACGGGGACGCGGACGTTCTCGTAGTAGCTCGCGGTCGTGTCGTGGGAGGCGAGGGTGCGGATGACCGTGCAGGAGTAGCCGGGGTCCGCCGTCGGGACCAGCAGCATGGTGATGCCCTTGTGCGGCGGGGCGTCCGGGTCGGTGCGGGTGGCGAGCCAGATCCAGTCGGCGGTGTCGCCGTTCGTCGTCCAGATCTTCTGCCCGTTGACGACGTACTCGTCGCCGTCCCGCACGGCCCGCGTCGTCAGCGCGGCGAGGTCGGTGCCCGCGCCCGGCTCGCTGTAGCCGATCGCGAAGTCGATCTCGCCGGACAGGACGCGCGGCAGGAAGTACGCCTTCTGCTCGTCGGTGCCGTAGCGCATGAGGGTCGGGCCGACGGTGTTCAGCGCCATCAGCGGGAGGGGGACGCCGGCCTGCGCGGCCTCGTCGAAGAACACGAACTGCTCGACGGGGGTCAGGCCCCGTCCGCCGTACTCCTTCGGCCAGCCGACGCCGAGCCAGCCGTCCGCGCCCAGTCGCCTGATCGTCTCCCGGTAGAACCGTTTCGCGCCGACCGGGTCGGCGTGCCGCGCGTACGCGTGGTCCGGCACCAACTCCGCGAAGTACTCCCGTAGTTCCGCCCGCAGCCGCAACTGCTCCGGAGTCTGGTCGAGGTGCACGGCGCCTCCCGATGGCCGGTGTCCTGACGGCGCACACGGTAGAACCTGTTGCAGAAATTGGGAATGGCAGGCCGCGTTGTCAGTGCCGGTCGGCACACTGGGAGGCATGACGGGGTGGCTGGAGAGAACGCGGGGGTCGGTGAGAGGCATGGGGCGAGAGGGCGCGCGGGAGGTGTTGCGGGTGTGGGCCGGTGCTGTGTATGACTCGCCGGTCCGCCCCGTCCACGAAAGGCATGCCGTATGACTCACCGGGTTCTGCTGCTCGCGCCCGCTCTCAGCGCCTCGCATCGGGAGGCCCGGTTCGACGACGGGTCCGGGCTGGATCCGGCCGGGGTGCGGGCGGCCCGGGAGGCGGCGAGCGGGGTGCCGGGGGCCGAGCAGGTGTGGTGTTCGCCGAGTGCTCGATGCCGGGAGACGGCTCGGGTGCTCGGGCTCGACGCGGTGGAGGTGGCCGCGTGGGGCGGGCTCGATGTGGGGCGGTGGCGGGGGGAGACCCTGGCGGACGTGGGGGCCCGCGAGCCGGAGGCGGTGGCGGCGTGGCTGGCGGATCCCGGCGCCGCTCCGCACGGCGGGGAGTCCGTGCGGGCACTGTGCGACCGGGTCGAGAGGTGGCTGCGGGAGTGCGCGGACCTGTCCGGGCGCACCGTCGCGGTGGTCGAGCCCGAGGTGGTGCGGGCGGTGGTGGTGCGGGTGCTCGGGGCGCCGGAGGGGGCGTTCTGGCGGGTGGATGTGGCGCCGTTGGCGGGGGTGGAGATCAGCGGGAGGGGTGGGCGGTGGAATCTGCGGGTGGGGTGAGGGCGGCGGGGGCGAGGGGGCGTGACGCGGGGTGACGAGAGGGCGGCGGACTGGTGACGGGAGGTGGCGAGGGGCAGGTGGCGTGCTGGTGAAGGCGCTGGGTGACGAGGAAGTCGGTGACGGGCTGGTGAGGGGGTCGGTGCGGAGTAGTGGGCGGGTCGGTGGCGGGGCGATGAGGAGCCCCGCGAGAACACTCCCTCCGGACATCTCACCGCTCCGGGCCACCCCTCCGGCCTGCCCCCTCCCGGCCACCCGCTCCAGCTGACCACTCTCCGCCTTCCTCTCCAGCCGGCCGATCTCCACCGCCCGCTCCAGTAGGCCGTTCTCCGCTCCCCCACTCCAGCCGTCCACCCCCCGCCCCCGGAGGGTTCGGCTCCCCTTGTGGGGGTATTCGCCTGATATGAGTACCGCATCCGTCATGCTGGCCGCGCCGAGCGGCCTGCTCAGCCTGGCGTTGTTCGCGGTCGGCGTGGCACTCGTGGCCATGCTGTGCGGCGCGTTCTGGCTGGGCGCCCGGATCAAGATGCGCGAGCCCCCGTGCCCGCGCCCCGACGAACAGCCGCACCTTCCGCCGGAGGGCGCGGTGCACGAGATCCTGGAGAACAGGGAACCGGAGGAGGTGCCGAAGGTGGGGAAGAAGGGCCACGCCCTCACCCCCTACGAACTCACGAACATGCAGACCCGGCACAGCGACTCCAAGAAACGCCGCAGGTGGAGCCCGGGGTCCAGCGGGTCCTTCGGTGGCGGCGGCCTGGGCGCGCACTGAGCCGCACCACCCGCGTACGCAACGCGACACCGCCCCCTCACCCCACCCCCCGAGCCACCCCCACCACCTGCTCCACATACCTCCCGCCGAACAGCACCACATGCACCATCAGCGGAAACAACTGGTGCGCCCCCACCCGCTCCCGCCACCCCTCCGCAAGTGGCGCGACCGACTCGTACCCGGCGAGAACCCGCTCCAGATGAGGGCACCCGAAGAGCTGGAGCATCGCGAGGTCGGTCTCGCGGTGGCCCCCGTGCGCGGCGGGGTCGATCAGCCAGGCGTGCCCGTCGGCGCCCCACAGCACGTTCCCGTTCCAGAGGTCACCGTGCAGCCGGGCCGGAGGCTCGACGGGCCCGGCGAGCGTGGCCAGCCGCCCGCAGGCGCGCTCGACGACGGCGGCCTGACCGGCGTCCATGCTCCCCTGGTCGACGGCGGCCCGCAGGTACGGCAGGACCCGGCGTTCGATGTACCAGGCAGCCCAGTCGTCGCCGGGTACGTTCCGCATGGCCGCGAGCCCGATGTACGCCTCGCGGGGCCCGCCGGGCGGCGCCGCGCCGTACGCGGGGGCGCCGCACGCGTGCAGCCCGGCGAGCGCGCGGCCGAGCCCGTACGCGGCCTCGGCGGTCGCCCGCCCCGGCGGAACCCGGTCGGTGACGAGCCACTGCTCGTCGTACCCGTGCACCACCGGCACCCGCATCCCCTCCCCCAGCCACCGCAGCCCGGCGGCCTCGGCACGGGCCGCGCCGGGCGCGTCGGCGTGTTTGACGATCACGGTCCGCCCGTCGGCGAGCCCGACCTCGGCGACCACGCCGGAGAGGGGGCGGACGGTGCGCGCGGGGGTACCGGTGAAACGGGCGGCGACGGCGAGACGGGCGTCCATACGGCCGTCAGCGTACGCCGCGCACACCCCCCGCTCCTTAGACTTCGGGGCGTTCACCTGTGGGGCGACGGAAAGAGGCGGTATGGCCGGCGAGAAGGCGGCGGGGGCGCTCAAGCGGAAGGTGTACGAGAGTGAACTGCTGCGCCTGCAGACGGAGTTGGTGAAGCTTCAGGAGTGGGTGCGGGCGACGGGCGCGCGGCTGGTCGTCGTCTTCGAGGGGCGGGACGCGGCGGGGAAGGGCGGGACGATCAAGCGGGTCACGGAGCATCTGAACCCCCGTGTCGCACGGGTCGTGGCGCTGCCGAAGCCGACCGAGCGGGAACGTACGCAGTGGTATTTCCAGCGGTACGTGGAGCACCTTCCGGCGGCCGGGGAGATCGTCCTGCTGGACCGTTCCTGGTACAACCGGGCCGGCGTCGAGCACGTGATGGGGTTCTGCACGAAGGAGGAGTACCAGCGTTTCCTGCGGCAGTGCCCGATCTTCGAGCGGATGCTCGTGGAGGACGGGATCCTGCTGCGCAAGTACTGGTTCTCGGTGAGCGACGGCGAGCAGCAGGACCGGTTCCGCAAGCGTCTCGACGACCCGGTGCGCCGCTGGAAGCTCTCGCCGATGGACCTGGAGTCGATCACCCGCTGGGAGGCGTACTCGCGGGCGAAGGACGAGATGCTGGTGCACACGGACATCCCGGACGCGCCGTGGCTGGTCGTGGAGAGCGACGACAAGAAGCGGGCGCGGCTGAACATGATCGCGCATCTGCTGGGCTCGGTGCCGTACCACGAAGTGCCGCTGCCGGTCCTGGAGTTGCCGGAGCGTCCGCCGTCGACGGGGTACGTGCGTCCGCCGCGTGATCTCCAGAACTATGTGCCGGACCACGCGGCAAGCCTCTGACCTGCACCCTTACTTGACCCAAGATCCTTGCGGCGAGGCGGCGCACTCAACTAGCGTCCCCCGAAAGAAGGTTTCTGCGACGAGGGAGGCCGTATGCCGTGCCAGTGGACGGCGGCCGGATCATGACCGCGTACAACCTCGCCGGGTTCCTGGAGGACTCGGCCGCCCGCCACCCGGAGCGCACCGCGATCGTCTTCGGCGAGCTGCGGCTGTCGTACGCGCAGACCGACGCGGCGGCGAACCAGGTCGCGAACCTGCTGACCGGGGCCGGGGTGCGGCCGGGCGACAAGGTCGCGCTGTCGATGCCGAACCTGCCGTACTTCACGTTCGCCTACTACGGCATCCTCAAGGCGGGCGCGACGGTCGTCCCGCTGAACGTGCTGCTGAAGCCGCGCGAGCTGGCGTACCACTTGGCGGACTCGGGCGCCTCGGCGTACATCGCGTTCGAGGGGACGCCGGAGCTGCCGATCGGGGCGTACGCGCGCGAGGCCGCGGGCGAGGTGGACGGCGTCGAGCTGTTCGTCGTCGACCCCGCGCGGGAGCTGCCGTGGGCGGGGCGTACGCCGGTGTTCGAGACGGTGGTGACGGACGAGGACGACACGGCCGTCATCCTCTACACCTCGGGTACTACGGGTCGCCCCAAGGGTGCCGAGCTGCGGCACCGGAACATGCGGGACAACGTCCTGATCGACGAGGCGCTGTTCGGGGCGTCGGTGGAGCGGCCGGACACGTTCCTGTGCGTGCTGCCGCTGTTCCACTCCTTCGGGCAGACGGTCGTCCAGAACGGGGCGCTCGCGTACGGCGGGACGATCGTGATGCTGCCCCGGTTCGAGCCGGCGGCGGCGCTGAAGGCGATGCTGGCCGAGGAGGTGACGTTCTTCGGCGGGGTTCCGACGATGTACTGGGCGCTGCTCGGCGCGCTGGACGGCTCCGTGGACGTCGAGGCCCTGGCCCGCAATCTGCGGGTGGCGGTCTCGGGCGGGTCGGCGTTGCCGCGTGAGGTGCACCGGGCGTTCCGGGAGCGGTTCGGGGTGACCATCCTTGAGGGGTACGGGTTGTCGGAGACGTCTCCGGTGGCCGCGTTCTCCGTGCTCGGCCAGGAGCCCCGCCCCGGGTCCATCGGCGTGCCCGTGCCGGGCGTCGAGATGCGGCTCCTCGACGGGGACGGCTCCGAGGTGACGGGTGGCACCGACGCGATCGGGGAGATCGCCGTCAAGGGGCACAACGTCATGAAGGGGTACTACCGGCGCCCCGAGGCGACGGCCGAAGTGCTGTCCGAGGACGGCTGGTTCCGGACCGGGGACCTCGGGCGGCGGGACGCGGACGGCTACTACTACATCGTCGACCGCGCCAAGGACATGATCATCCGGGGTGGGTTCAACGTGTACCCCCGGGAGATCGAGGAGCTGCTGATGGAGCATCCGGCGGTGTCCCTGGTCGCGGTGATCGGGGTGCCGCATCCCTCGCACGGGGAGGAGATCAAGGCGGTCGTCGTGCGCCGGGCGGGCGTCGAGGTCACCGGGGACGAGCTGGTCGAGTGGGCGAAGGAGCGGCTGGCGGCGTACAAGTACCCGCGGGTGGTGGAGTTCGCGGACGCGCTGCCGATGACGTCGACGGGGAAGATCCTGAAGCGGGAGATCGGCTGAGCGGGGCGGCGGGGGCGCTCACCGGGTGCCCCCGCCGCCGTGAAGTACGGTCTGACGGTGACCACACCACGTAAGCCGAGGGGCCCGTACCGCAAGGGACTTGAGCGGCGAGAACAGATCCTGCGGGCGGCTCTGGAGGTGTTCAGCGAGCACGGTGAGCGGGGTGCGTCGCTGAAGGAGGTCGCGGACCGGGTGGGGATGTCGCAGGCGGGGGTGCTGCACTACTTCGGCTCGCGCGAGGAGCTGTTCGTGGCGGTGCTCGCGGAGCGCGACGCGCGGGACGGGCGGGCGACGGCCGACGCGGGTTCCCCGGGCGAGGCGCTGGCGCGGACGGTCGTGCGGAACGCGGGGCAGCGGGGTCTGGTCGATCTGTTCGTGACGCTGTCCGCCGCCGCGTCCGATCCCCAGCACCCGGCGCACGGGTTCTTCACGCGCCGCTACGACGAGCTGACGCGCTCCCTCGCCGAGGGGATGCGGGAGGGCCAGGAGCGCGGGGAGACCCGGACGGACGTCACGCCCGAGCAGTTGGCGCGGATGCTGATCGCGCTGTCGGACGGGCTCCAGTTGCAGTGGCTGCTGGATCCGGGGGTGGAGATGGCGGAGACGATCGAGGCGTTCAACCGGATGTGCGGGTCGGGGACCGGGACCCGCACCAAAACCTAGCGTCGTTCGCTTTCCACGCCTAGAGTCGGCCTCACCCGTGCCCCCTCTCGTGAGGACCCCGCGTCATGGCCGACCCGACCCCGCTGGACCTCGACACCAAGACCGCGCTCCTGTCCGGCAGGGACATGTGGACGACCGAGTCCACCGAGGCCGCTGGTGTCCCCTCGCTCCTGATGTGCGACGGCCCGCACGGCGTCCGCAAGCAGTCCGGCGGGGCCACCGAGGTCCACGACAGCGAACCGGCGACCTGTTTCCCCCCGGCGGTGGCGCTCGCGTCGAGCTGGGACCCGGAGCTACTGCGCGGCGTCGGCGAGGCCCTGGGCCGGGAGGCCCGCGCGCAGGGCGTGGACGTCCTGCTCGGCCCCGGCGTGAACATCAAGCGCTCCCCGCTGTGCGGCCGCAACTTCGAGTACTTCTCGGAGGATCCGCTGCTCAGCGGCGTCCTCGGGGCCGCGCATGTGAGCGGCGTGCAGAGCCAGGGCGTCGGCGCGTCGGTGAAGCACTTCGCGGCCAACAACCAGGAGACGGACCGCATGCGGGTGAGCGCGGACGTCGACGAGCGCGCGCTGCGGGAGATCTACCTCCCGGCGTTCGAGCGGATCGTGAAGGAGGCCCGCCCGGCGACGGTGATGGCGGCCTACAACCGGGTCAACGGCGTGCACGCGACGCAGCACCGCGCGCTGCTGGCCGGGATCCTGCGCGAGGAGTGGGGCTTCGACGGTCTGGTCGTCTCCGACTGGGGCGCGGTCGCCGACCGGGTCGCGGCGCTCGTCGCGGGCACCGACCTGGAGATGCCGGGCACGGGCGGACGCACGGACGCGGAGGTCGCGGCGGCGGTCCGCGAGGGCCGGCTCGACGAGGCGGTCGTCGACACCGCCGTGGGCCGCCTGCGGGAACTGGCACGCCGGGTGCGCGCCGAGTCCGGGGCCGACGGGTCGGGGGCCGCCGGGTCCGACACCAAGGGGTCCGGCGCCGACGGGTCCGGCGCCCCGGGGTTCGACGTCGACGCCCACCACCGCCTCGCCCGCGAGGCCGCCGCCGACTGCCTGGTCCTGCTGAAGAACGACGACGGCACGCTCCCCCTCGCCCCGGCCACCCGGATCGCCGTCCTGGGCGAGTTCGCCCGGCGTCCGCGCTACCAGGGCGGCGGCAGCTCGCACGTCAACGCGACCCGCGTGGACAGCCCGTTGGACGAGCTGCGCTTGCGACTCCCGGACGCCCGGGTCGACTTCACGGACGATCCGGCGCAGGCCGCCGATGCCGACGTCGCGGTGGTGTTCGCCGGGCTGCGGGAGGAGGACGAGTCGGAGGGCTTCGACCGCGAACACCTCCGACTCCCCGCCGACCAGGTCGAGTTGATCCGCGCGGCGGCGACGGCGGCCCCGCGCACGGTGGTCGTCCTGCTGAACGGCGGCGTGGTGAGCCTGGAGGAGTGGTACGCGGACGTGGACGCGGTGGTCGAGGCGTGGCTGCCGGGCCAGGCGGGCGGCGGCGCGATCGCGGACGTGCTGAGCGGGCGCGTGAACCCGTCGGGGCGGCTCGCGGAGACGGTCCCGCTCCGCCTCCAGGACACCCCGGCGTACCTCAACTTCCCCGGCGGGCAAGGACATGTGCGCTACGGGGAGGGCGTGATGGTCGGCTACCGGTACTACGAGAGCGCCGAGGTCGCCGTCCGGCACCCCTTCGGACACGGCCTGAGCTACACGTCGTTCGAGGAGACCGGGTTCCGGGTGGAGCGGACGGGCGCGGACACGGCGACGGTGTCCGTGACGGTCACGAACACGGGCGGGCGCTTCGGGAAGCACGTCGTGCAGGTGTACGTCGCTCCGGCGGGGCGTCCGGTGGTCAGTCCCGTGCGTGAGCTGCGCGCGTTCACGAAGGTGGCGCTGGCGCCGGGTGAGAGTACTGTCGTCGAACTCCCGCTGGAGCGGCGGGCGTTCGCGTTCTGGGACATCGAGCGCGGGGACTGGACGGTGTCGGCGGGCCGGTACGAGGTGCAGCTCGGGCGGGACGCGCACACCGTACTCGCGTCGGTGGGCGTGGAGTTGGCGGGGGACCGGTACCGGCGGCCGCTGACGGTGGAGTCGCCGGTGTCGGAGTGGTTCGCGCACGACGCGGCGGGTCCGGCGCTGCGCAAGGCGTTGGCGGGCGGGCGGATGGTCGGGGACGACGTGCTGCGGATGATCGCGTCGATGCCGATGCGGCAGTTCCTGGCGTTTCTGCCGGAGCCGTTGCCGCAGGGGCTGCTGGAGGAGCTGTCGGAGGCGTAGGCCGGGAGATGGATGGTGCCGACCTAGCGTTTGCTTGGTTCCGGTGGCTACTGTGGGCGCATGGCCCTCCAGTTGGACATGTCGGGCAAGGTCGTCCTGGTCACCGGCGGCACGCGCGGGGTCGGGGCGGGGATCGCGCAGACGTTCCTGGAGGCGGGCGCCCACGTCGAGGTGTGCGCCCGCGGCGAGCCGCCCGAACTCCCGGCGCGCTTCACCCGGTTGGACGTCCGTGACCCGGAGCAGGTGGAGGCGTGGGTCGCGGACGTGGCGCGGCGGTGCGGGCGGGTCGACGTCGCCGTCAACAACGCGGGCGGCGCGCCGTACGCCGATTTCGCGGGCGCCTCGCCGGGGTTCCACCGCAAGGTCACCGAGCTGAACTTCCTCGCGCCGGTCTACGTGTGCCGGGCGGTGTTCCCGGTCATGGCGGACGGCGGGGTCGTCCTGAACGTCACCTCGATCAGCGCCCGCCGGGTGAGTCCGGGGACGGCGGTGTACGGGGCGGCGAAGGCGGCGCTGGAGAGCCTGACGGCGTCGCTGGCGGTGGAGTGGGCGCCCCGGGTGCGGGTGAACGCGGTGAGCTGCGGGCTGGTGGCGACGCCGGGTTCGATGGCCCACTACGGGGACGCGGCGCAGGTCGCGCGGGTCGCGGCGACGATCCCGCGCGGGGTGTTCGCCCGCCCCGAGGACATCGGCGGCGCCTGCGTCCTGCTGGCGTCACCGCTCGCGGCGCATGTGACGGGGGCGGTGCTGAACGTGGACGGGGGCGGCGAGTGGCCGGCGTTCCTGCGGCACACGCCGAACGCGTGACCAAACGCTTGGTCGTTATGCTGAGCGCCGCACCAGGCACGGCGGGAAGGAAGCAGCGACAT encodes:
- a CDS encoding SDR family oxidoreductase — translated: MALQLDMSGKVVLVTGGTRGVGAGIAQTFLEAGAHVEVCARGEPPELPARFTRLDVRDPEQVEAWVADVARRCGRVDVAVNNAGGAPYADFAGASPGFHRKVTELNFLAPVYVCRAVFPVMADGGVVLNVTSISARRVSPGTAVYGAAKAALESLTASLAVEWAPRVRVNAVSCGLVATPGSMAHYGDAAQVARVAATIPRGVFARPEDIGGACVLLASPLAAHVTGAVLNVDGGGEWPAFLRHTPNA
- a CDS encoding glycoside hydrolase family 3 C-terminal domain-containing protein: MADPTPLDLDTKTALLSGRDMWTTESTEAAGVPSLLMCDGPHGVRKQSGGATEVHDSEPATCFPPAVALASSWDPELLRGVGEALGREARAQGVDVLLGPGVNIKRSPLCGRNFEYFSEDPLLSGVLGAAHVSGVQSQGVGASVKHFAANNQETDRMRVSADVDERALREIYLPAFERIVKEARPATVMAAYNRVNGVHATQHRALLAGILREEWGFDGLVVSDWGAVADRVAALVAGTDLEMPGTGGRTDAEVAAAVREGRLDEAVVDTAVGRLRELARRVRAESGADGSGAAGSDTKGSGADGSGAPGFDVDAHHRLAREAAADCLVLLKNDDGTLPLAPATRIAVLGEFARRPRYQGGGSSHVNATRVDSPLDELRLRLPDARVDFTDDPAQAADADVAVVFAGLREEDESEGFDREHLRLPADQVELIRAAATAAPRTVVVLLNGGVVSLEEWYADVDAVVEAWLPGQAGGGAIADVLSGRVNPSGRLAETVPLRLQDTPAYLNFPGGQGHVRYGEGVMVGYRYYESAEVAVRHPFGHGLSYTSFEETGFRVERTGADTATVSVTVTNTGGRFGKHVVQVYVAPAGRPVVSPVRELRAFTKVALAPGESTVVELPLERRAFAFWDIERGDWTVSAGRYEVQLGRDAHTVLASVGVELAGDRYRRPLTVESPVSEWFAHDAAGPALRKALAGGRMVGDDVLRMIASMPMRQFLAFLPEPLPQGLLEELSEA